CACTAAAACGtgtatcacattctttacaagaaaaaggcttttctcccgtgtgaattctcatgtgtGCTTTGAGATGAAATATACGACTAAAGCTTttattacattctttacaagaaaaaggcttttctcctgtatgagttctcatgtgggCTTTGAGAGTAGATATACGACTAAAACTGTtcttacattctttacaagaaaaaggcttttctcctgtgtgagttctcatgtgtgttttgagactagatgtgtgactaaagcttttatcacattctttacaagaaaattgATTATCTTGTACATGGATTCTTGTGTGAATTCTGAACAGAGATTTGTTACAAAAGCTTTTACcacattctttacagatataacgTCTTTCTTCAGACCCAGTTGCCACGTAGTCAGACAGGGTACTAATTATTCTTGAGTTTATAACAGACATGATAGAGGAAAGTCTCTCTTGTTTTGGagatttattgtatttcttACCCAGATTTGTCTTCTTGGGATTTTTTCTAACATTAGAGTCACACTGACCTTCTAACATGTGAGAgctgtccacactttggacatgacttctgtctgttctcttcctctgatctctgttctgtgggtctgtctcttcatctgtagttgatgttgattctgtctcttcatctgtagttgatgttgattcttcatgttggtttccttcctcatcctgactatcagttacatttaagctctgctgattgtttagatctgcttcactgttctcatcttcctcataagtaggaatctccatcaaggtatcagtctcctgcttcagataAAGTtgatcttcatcctgactgatgAAGAGCGCATCTGGCTCCTCCTTAATCTGTGATGGTTCTGGTACCCCTTGTTCTTCTTCAATTTGTGGAGGTTCttgttcctcctgctcctccttatAATGTGAAAGTTCTTGTTCTTCCTGTTTCACACTGAAGTTCCTTTGCTGGTTGCAGAGGTCCTCTTCAGTCATCCAATGCTGGGGGAGGactgcagaaacacaagaagAGGCCCGTTCATATGTTTTAATGACCTCGTGTGTTATAAGGACCAATACAAAATGTCAATAGTCTCAGTCAGAATATGtacaataattttatttaataagtttcttctgttttctataGCACAGCAGCACAACACTATGCTGGAACCCCCCTGTATTCTGAATAGTATTTTCTATTAAGGAAATGAAATTGCAGAAAAGTAATTCCTAAATGGTACAAACAGGTCATTAATGTCATTTAACTGGA
The sequence above is drawn from the Oryzias latipes chromosome 2, ASM223467v1 genome and encodes:
- the LOC110016092 gene encoding gastrula zinc finger protein XlCGF17.1-like, which gives rise to MLEGQCDSNVRKNPKKTNLGKKYNKSPKQERLSSIMSVINSRIISTLSDYVATGSEERRYICKECGKSFCNKSLFRIHTRIHVQDNQFSCKECDKSFSHTSSLKTHMRTHTGEKPFSCKECKNSFSRISTLKAHMRTHTGEKPFSCKECNKSFSRIFHLKAHMRIHTGEKPFSCKECDTRFSEISSLKRHMRTHTEEKPFSCKECKKSFNQISNLKTHMRTHTGEKPFSCKECDKSFNQISTLKTHMRTHTGERPFSCKECDKRFSRVSNLKAHMRTHTGEKPFSCKECKKCFSQLSSVNAHMRTHTGEKPFSCKECKKSFNHVSNLKTHMRTCKTFS